Proteins found in one Salminus brasiliensis chromosome 13, fSalBra1.hap2, whole genome shotgun sequence genomic segment:
- the LOC140575477 gene encoding uncharacterized protein: MTLRATSHGDLQALSLSKPPSLDNGMYKSYSVSSNNMGSRFGKDSAEETKDVFKRSHPPRRPVRAVRPVSALNSSGTFLQINHLQGELVRKRKECEDLKKENKYLSNEIHMERIMMRTESELTMRNLRNLNQELQAQVKELKQKLHLSQQRASLCSRAAEEADMLRREAEKSRTLAEARAVESRQERDLALAEKARLSEDLQHLSKEHTNVQLLLAQTEKNYFETKLKLERLAGEKQFLLEENKGLEDERNTLRHRMKELTEENVKIKDKEVSSRRRAAAAEEQGERAGKAQKQAEQERRLAEREKEERISECLSWREKHQALADIFRAQEDLKSQRQNKACQANIKSYFLCMTESDQRVKILKNHDGTPRNFTEGDPVFISAAEAGGEDSDRGSGRTMLRVAAPRAGRDSGPAHFSDLSPMGGDPPDTSALRRSRRVVEYFWIPTDEE, translated from the exons ATGACTCTGAGGGCCACGTCTCATGGGGACCTCCAGGCCCTGTCTCTGTCCAAGCCTCCATCTCTGGACAACGGCATGTACAAGTCCTACTCGGTCAGCAGCAACAACATGGGCAGCCGGTTTGGGAAGGACAGCGCGGAGGAGACGAAGGACGTGTTCAAGCGTTCGCATCCGCCTCGCAGGCCTGTGCGAGCGGTCAGGCCGGTCAGCGCCCTCAACAGCAGTGGTACCTTCCTCCAGATCAACCACCTGCAAGGCGAGCTGGTGCGCAAAAGGAAG GAATGCGAGGATCTAAAGAAGGAGAACAAGTATCTATCCAATGAGATTCACATGGAGAGAATCATGATGAGAACAGAGAGTGAGCTTACCATGAGGAACCTCAGAAACCTCAACCAAGAACTCCAGGCCCAAGTTAAAGAG CTGAAACAGAAGCTGCACCTGAGCCAGCAGAGGGCGTCTCTGTGCTCCAGGGCAGCGGAGGAGGCAGATATGTTACGAAGGGAAGCGGAAAAGAGCCGGACACTGGCAGAGGCTCGGGCAGTGGAGAGCAGGCAAGAGAGAGATTTGGCACTGGCCGAGAAAGCGAGACTCAGTGAGGATCTGCAGCATCTCAGTAAAGAG CACACAAACGTGCAGCTGCTTCTGGCCCAGACTGAGAAGAACTACTTTGAGACCAAGCTGAAGCTAGAGAGGCTGGCTGGAGAGAAGCAGTTTCTGCTGGAGGAGAACAAGGGTTTGGAGGATGAGAGAAACACACTGAGGCACAGGATGAAGGAGCTGACGGAGGAGAACGTGAAAATCAAAGACAA ggaggTGAGCTCCAGACGCAGGGCTGCAGCGGCTGAGGAACAGGGTGAGAGAGCCGGTAAGGCTCAGAAGCAGGCTGAGCAGGAGCGTAGGCtggctgagagagagaaggaggagcgcATCAGTGAGTGCCTGAGCTGGAGGGAAAAACATCAAGCACTGGCAGACATCTTCAGAGCACAGGAGGACCTCAAATCTCAGAGGCAGAACAAAGCA TGTCAAGCAAACATCAAGAGCTACTTCCTGTGTATGACTGAAAGTGACCAGAGGGTTAAGATCCTGAAAAACCATGACGGGACTCCAAGGAACTTCACG GAGGGAGATCCCGTGTTCATCTCAGCAGCTGAAGCAGGTGGAGAGGATTCGGACCGAGGCTCAGGAAG AACTATGCTCCGGGTTGCTGCCCCCAGAGCAGGACGAGATTCGGGACCAGCACACTTTAGCGACCTGTCCCCAATGGGAGGAGATCCCCCGGACACCAGTGCTTTGAGAAGAAGTCGTAGAGTAGTCGAATACTTCTGGATCCCCACAGATGAAGAATGA